The Acidimicrobiales bacterium DNA segment CCGGCGGGGGTGCTACCCGGATCAGAGCTTCACGTTGAGGGTGAGGCCGTCTCCGACGGTGAGCAGGACGGTCATGACCCGGGCGTCGGCGGCGGCGTGGTCGTTGTAAGCCCGGATGGCGGTGCGGTTCGCATCGGCCCCGTCGGGCTCCAGCACGTCACCGCTCCACAGGGTGTTGTCGACGGCCAGCACGCCGCCGGGGCGGAGGCGGGGCACCAGGGCGTCGTGGTAGGCGACGTAGCCGCCCTTGTCGGCATCGATGAAGGCCAGGTCGATCGGCTCGTCGTCGCCGAACAGGTCGCCGGCCAGGGTCTCGGCCGCCGGGGCGATGCGCAGGTCGATGCGGTCGGCC contains these protein-coding regions:
- a CDS encoding class I SAM-dependent methyltransferase; this encodes MSPRSFLLTDALAAYVEGHSAPLDPVARRLVERTRALGDAAGMQIAADQSALLGVLARITGARRAVEVGTFTGLSALAVARNLAPGGRMVCCDVSEEWTTIARETWAEAGVADRIDLRIAPAAETLAGDLFGDDEPIDLAFIDADKGGYVAYHDALVPRLRPGGVLAVDNTLWSGDVLEPDGADANRTAIRAYNDHAAADARVMTVLLTVGDGLTLNVKL